A genomic window from Polaribacter gangjinensis includes:
- a CDS encoding GNAT family N-acetyltransferase, translating to MSNNEFIIREIQQKDNAALAKVVRNVILEMGAPTVGTAYEDKATDQLFETYQKERAIYFVLEHDQKVVGGAGIAQLDNFDGNVCELQKMYFLPEARGKGLGSKMITICLEKAKEFGFESCYLETLPYMKDAVKLYKKNGFQNLDKAMGNTCHYSCDVWMIKEL from the coding sequence ATGTCAAATAACGAGTTTATTATTAGAGAAATACAGCAAAAAGACAATGCTGCACTTGCAAAAGTTGTTCGCAATGTAATTTTAGAAATGGGCGCTCCAACTGTTGGAACTGCTTATGAAGACAAAGCAACAGATCAACTTTTTGAAACCTATCAAAAAGAAAGAGCCATTTATTTTGTATTGGAACACGATCAAAAAGTTGTGGGTGGTGCAGGAATTGCACAACTAGATAATTTTGACGGAAATGTATGCGAATTGCAAAAAATGTATTTTTTACCTGAAGCAAGAGGCAAAGGTTTGGGTTCTAAAATGATTACTATTTGTTTAGAAAAAGCCAAAGAATTTGGATTTGAAAGTTGTTACTTAGAAACATTGCCCTATATGAAAGATGCAGTAAAATTGTACAAAAAAAATGGCTTCCAAAATCTAGATAAAGCTATGGGAAACACTTGTCATTACTCTTGTGATGTTTGGATGATTAAAGAATTATAA
- the ribD gene encoding bifunctional diaminohydroxyphosphoribosylaminopyrimidine deaminase/5-amino-6-(5-phosphoribosylamino)uracil reductase RibD codes for MKNHEFYMQRCLQIAQNAIGISRPNPAVGAVIVHNDIIIGEGFTSVYGESHAEVNAINSVKNVAVLKEATIYVTLEPCSHFGKTPPCADLIVKHQFKKVVIGCIDSNSLVSGKGIERLKNAGIEVIVGVLEKECREHHKRFFTVQEKKCPYIILKWAQTQNGFIAPKIKNFQKPVWISNQYSRQLVHKFRAQEQAILVGTKTVLDDNPTLNLRDWFGNHPVRIVLDKDLKIPQNLAVYDKSVKTIFITDVKNVYNSSGNIFFEGIDFDQNIAIQICAILQKHHIQSVIIEGGTKTIQTFIDENLWDEARVFESDFTYENGIKAPILNGKMISAIDVKNDTLKIYTND; via the coding sequence GTGAAAAATCACGAATTTTACATGCAACGTTGTTTGCAAATCGCTCAAAATGCCATCGGAATTTCCCGACCAAATCCTGCTGTTGGTGCTGTAATTGTTCATAATGATATCATTATTGGTGAAGGTTTTACTTCAGTTTATGGCGAAAGTCATGCTGAGGTTAATGCTATAAATTCGGTAAAAAATGTTGCTGTATTAAAAGAAGCAACTATTTATGTGACTTTAGAACCTTGTTCTCATTTCGGAAAAACGCCACCTTGCGCAGATTTAATTGTAAAACATCAATTCAAAAAAGTGGTAATTGGCTGCATAGATTCTAATAGCTTGGTTTCAGGAAAAGGAATTGAACGTCTAAAAAATGCAGGAATAGAAGTTATTGTTGGTGTTTTAGAAAAGGAATGCAGAGAACATCACAAACGATTTTTTACAGTTCAAGAAAAAAAGTGTCCATACATCATTTTAAAATGGGCACAAACTCAAAATGGTTTTATTGCCCCAAAAATCAAAAATTTTCAAAAACCAGTTTGGATTTCTAACCAATATTCTAGGCAATTGGTTCATAAATTTCGAGCACAAGAACAGGCTATTTTAGTAGGTACTAAAACAGTTTTAGATGATAATCCAACATTGAATTTACGAGATTGGTTTGGAAATCATCCTGTAAGAATTGTACTTGACAAGGATTTAAAAATCCCTCAAAATCTTGCTGTGTATGACAAATCTGTCAAAACAATTTTTATAACTGATGTTAAAAATGTTTATAATTCATCAGGAAACATTTTTTTTGAAGGAATAGATTTTGATCAAAACATAGCTATTCAAATTTGTGCTATTTTACAAAAACACCACATTCAATCTGTAATTATTGAAGGAGGCACAAAAACAATTCAAACTTTTATTGATGAAAATTTATGGGATGAAGCGCGTGTTTTTGAAAGTGATTTTACTTATGAAAATGGTATAAAAGCGCCAATTTTAAATGGAAAAATGATATCAGCAATTGATGTGAAAAATGATACTTTGAAAATATATACCAATGATTAA